One stretch of Miscanthus floridulus cultivar M001 chromosome 18, ASM1932011v1, whole genome shotgun sequence DNA includes these proteins:
- the LOC136524024 gene encoding uncharacterized mitochondrial protein AtMg00860-like → MLTQGIIRPSTSPFSAPVLLVRKADKSWRFCIDYRALNAKTSKDKFPIPVVDELLDELHGARFFTKLDLRSGYHQHIAIVLNELRAHRLHLKCLKCSFGATSMAYLGHVISADGVAMDADKVAAVAAWPPPRSAWGLWGFLGLAGYYRKFIREFGLIAAPLTRLLRRDAFA, encoded by the exons ATGCTCACCCAAGGCATCATCCGGCCTAGCACTTCGCCGTTCTCGGCGCCCGTGCTCCTTGTTCGCAAAGCGGACAAGTCTTggcgcttctgcatcgactaccgcgccctcaaCGCCAAGACGTCCAAGGACAAGTTCCCCATACCGGTCGTGGATGAGCTTCTCGACGAGCTCCATGGGgctcgcttcttcaccaagctcgacctgCGTTCGGGCTACCACCAG CACATTGCCATCGTCCTCAACGAGCTTCGGGCGCACCGTCTTCACCTTAAGTGCTTGAAGTGCTCGTTCGGGGCGACGTCTATGGCCTACCTGGGCCACGTTATCTCTGCGGACGGCGTCGCCATGGACGCCGACAAGGTGGCGGCGGTCGCTGCGTGGCCCCCGCCGCGCTCCGCTTGGGGCCTCTGGGGCTTCCTGGGCCTGGCGGGCTACTACCGGAAATTCATCCGGGAGTTCGGCCTCATCGCGGCGCCCCTGACGCGTCTCTTGCGACGCGACGCATTCGCCTAG